AAAAGTTCTGACATGCCTTCACATTGATGTCCCTTTGTGATGTCCCACAGGTCACCCACCTCCGGGTGATTTCATTGCACTCGGGGCGAAGAGTCAGAGCAGTGAGCCGAAAGCAAACCCTGCTCTTTTGAAACCGCCGTCTACAGGTTTGCCTCCAGACCGCAAGAGAGAGGCGTCTTCAACACTGCCCTCTTCCTCGGGCCTGTCCAGCCTGTCTAAACGGCCCAAGCACTCCTCTACTCCACCCAGTGCCCTCTCACGCCTGGCTGAGGTGGCTGCTGTTGATAAGAGATCAATATCTCCCTCCATTAAAGAGCCATCTGTGGTTCCTATTGAAGGTGAGATTAATATgaaatatacaaattaaataaacactgcTTGAAGTTTGTCAGGTATCTAACAGCAGCTGTATTTAGGTAGGCATATTGAAATTGAAGCCTTATACAGGCATAACCAACTCAATGTGTTTaccctaaaggaatattccgggttcagtacaagttaagctcagtcgacagcatttgtggcataatgttgattaccacaaaaaatatgtttgattcgtccctccttttttataaaaagagcaaaaatcgaagttacattgagacacttacaatggatgtgaatgggccaatttttggagggtttaaaatttGTGGTTATTTCTTCAAAGTATAGTTTATTCCCAACTCTGCTTCATAAATATTATACCGTTTTTCCAGCAGAATTGCTTGGCATGGGGGGCACATCAATATTTTACTATGTGAATgcactccattaaaaaaaaactatatgttACACGTTATATGTATGTTAAACATAtatgttaaaagcttcctattctTATTTACTAGTGAGTCTGAAGCCTTTCTTATATGGCGTCTTTATGAGCGTGGATTATGATAACTGCGAATGAACTTACACGTGCACTctatttacaaatgtttggaattcactaacatacacacgtttTGCTATCAAATATGGGGAGTACGAAGTGTTCATGAATCCGGAGGAAAGTTTTCTTGAAGCTCCATTTTACGTGTAAAATACTCCCAATATACTCACATATTTGTGAAAGTTTCATTAATGAGGCCCAATGTGTAATTATAATGTAATCAAATGTTTGCTTGTGTTGCAGTCTCCCCTGCTGTTCTTCTGGATGAAATTGAGGCAGCAGAGTCAGAAGGCAATGACGACCGCATTGAGGGCGTGCTCTGCGGGGCCGTCAAACAACTGAAGATGAACCGGGCCAAGCCTGACATGACCCTTTACCTCAGCCTCATGTTTCTGGCCAAAATCAAACCCAATGTCTTTGCCACTGAGGGTGTGATAGAGGTAGAGAGCATCTTTATCTGTCATTTTGTAGTGATGATGTTTACCATTGCAGCTGATGATGAGCttattgtgttttgtgtctaCGTTCAGGCTCTCTGCAGTTTGCTCCGCCGTGACGCCTCCATTAACTTCAAGGCCAAGGGGAACAACCTAGTGTCCGTTCTGGCCTGCAACCTGTTGATGGCCGCCTATGAGGAGGATGAAAATTGGCCTGAGatatttgtaaaagtaattttcAACACTTAATTTACAACACATTGTCCAGCTTATACATAACAGTATCGGTAACTTGTTATTCCTGAAAAACTGATTTGTTGCCATTGTGGTGTTCTTCAGGTCTACATAGAGGACTCTCTTGGAGAACGTATATGGGTGGACAGCTCGCACTGTAAAACCTTTGTTGACAACATCCAGACTGCCTTCTCAACCAAGATGCCTCCCAAGAGTATGCTGCTCCAGACAGAAACCGGGCGATCAGGGGGCGATCTCAGTGCAGGTTAGTGGCCCGGGACTGTGcacttgttttttttctttattggtcTGGATAATATTTTTACTAACACATATTCTGACTTTTAGGGAACAGCCCTCATCCTTCTACTCCAGATGAAGATGAAGGTCAAACTGAGCTGTTAATCGCAGAGGAGAAACTCAGTCCAGAGGATGATGGACAGGTCATGCCAAGGTATGTAAGTCTGTTTTTgattgtgacatttttttcaaaCCGCAGTTGTAGCTGTAACCTTCATATGCTTTGGCTGCAGATATGAAGAGTTGGCTGAAAGTGTGGAGGAATATGTGTTGGATGTTTTGAGGGATCAGCTGAACCGTCGACAGCCCATGGACAATGTCTCCAGAAACCTTTTGCGTCTTCTCACCGCCACCTGTGGTTATAAAGAAGTCAGACTGATGGCCGTGCAGAGACTTGAGATGTGGCTGCAGAATCCTAAGGTACAAGAACAAGGAAATGTTTAAAGAGTAAATGTGTCGTCACAGCACCTTCCATCCGAagttgatgtggaaaaaaagttCATAGACATGTTATTTATCAACTACCCATTTATAGTTTTAGTTACAGTCTGATTAAATCAGGACATatcattgtttttctttgttttccagCTGACACGTCCTGCACAGGATCTTCTCATGTCTCTGTGTATGAACTGTAACACACATGGCTCAGACGACATGGAGGTCATCTCTAACCTCATCAAGATCCGTCTCAAACCTAAAGTTCTCCTCAACCACTACATGCTGTGTGTGAGGTCAGCATCACTCCTTCTGACCTGTACTCTCACAGAAATATTGTACTGTAAagtataaatgcttttatttccttaacaatttattttaacttgttttgcaGGGAGCTTTTGAATGCTCACAGAGATAACCTGGGCACCATGGTGAAGTTTGTGATCTTTAATGAGTTGTCAAATGCCAGAAATCCCAATAATATGCAAGTGCTCCATACAGTTCTGCAACACAGCCCAGAGCAGGCACCCAAGGTGACTTTGAGCTTAAGAAACATTCTTGTTTTGTTACTTGTATATCTTtttgaaattattatatatttaagagGATAAAATCCCAAACTGATTTACATTTATGGCTTTCAGTAAGTGACTTTTATAAATACACTATGTAATGCTTTTACACACACAATTTCCAAATTGAAACAGGAATTTGGGGCTGGATATAACAAAGActtccttaaaaaataaaatagccaatagcctttagtttacccCCAACCTGGCAaaaacatgatttgctacttgctattgctagtctgtGTTGGTAGGGAAATAGTTGGAATTAGTCAGTAGTTTGGTGTATTTTTCTGACAATAAATTTGAAACGTGTAAATCTGCTAAAAGTATGCTTGGATATAGATGGTTTTGAAGCTAACAGGGCTTAAAGCCAcaaaaaaatagtgtttttagtTCATTGGGTCTATAATTTtgtattgtagagtgtaaatgccccgatatacttctggagaagttcttcttcctTCTGCATTCAGATGTAAAAAGTTCTAAACAGCTGaccaacggtatactgtttgcgaacattcagacacccgctgCATGAGCACGCTaatgactacatgtaaaaccttaactaatgtgacattaaaatgtgttatcaatgataaAGTCattgtaacacattttaatgccttacatgaggtcagtaaaggaatctgttttaaccactcattgatgttttaaagtaatatatatgcagtagaaaatgtttgtcGTTTACATTCTAAATTCATAGAGCTATTGAGCTAACACGCtatatgtggccataatatgtgccggttatactctgttattgtaatttatgatgagactgatactactgcaaagataagtgtataaaagagtggtaatgtgcagaatacagacaaaagaatgatgagaaGAGAGGCATATCTTTTGGCATACGTGTGAATGGATTTCggtgcagatggcacatgagtgaatgggcacttgagagtatttgagcaGATTTGagtccttttgtagactaattaaacaaaacaaaaatagcatgacatgtttttggaaaatgtctctatgagAACTATCGTACAGAtttaggtaaatttgcaccagctcactaataactgcacaccggtgtgttcatgttgactgactttgactgactgaacaacgtaaacagaattagctgtccATCTCAAAGTAGGTGGACCTTCAgttcacacctaccgatgatgtggaccaatggcagtaagaaggtattTAGGAGCCAggaagaagttttcctgaaagtttgcccaggcgagctgttacaaaccacagaaacaaactcaaaaacttTTGAGTCAAAAACCTGTTCTTTCTTTGATTTTGTATGAAGTTTTTTAGGGCCTTAATAAGCATTTGTTCTTCACCATGTGTTTTGATTATGTCCCTCCAGTTTCTGGCCATGGTGTTCCAGGACCTGTTGACCAATAAGGACGATTACCTGCGGGCCTCCCGGGCTTTACTCAGGGAAATCATTAAACAAACCAAGCATGAGATCAACTTCCAGTCCTTCTGTTTGGGCCTCATGCAGGAGAGGAAAGAGGCCAGTTATGTGGACATGGAGTTTAAAGTGAGGACTCATCCTCTGGAGTTTGTATTTGCATAGCTATATATGCTTTATTAGCTTTTAGAAACTTACTGTACTCTTTCTTCCGTTCTTAGGAACGTTTTGTCATCCAAGTGACAGATCTGTTGACAGTGTCAATGATGCTGGGGATCACAGCTCAGGTCAAAGAGGCTGGCATCGTCTGGGACAAAGGAGAGAAAAAGAGTAAAATACATTGTACTTTCAGTGCTTCAAGTCTTTTTGCAGATGTGTGTTTAGGATGCTAACATGGATATATCCATATCTGTGTTTCAGATCTGGAGGTACTGAGGGCCTTTCAGAACCAGATTGCTGCTATCCAGAGAGATGCTGTGTGGTGGCTACACTCTGTGGTTCCCACCATCAGTAAAGTGGGACCTAAAGACTACGTGCACTGGTATGGAAAAGAGGAATGTAGGAccattttaaatgggtcacatcaTCATTTAGTGTTTTTGCTCCCAGTGGTCCACTTTTAATGTTAAGCCCTATTCGGAAGGGAATAGTTTTCCCTGAGAAGGTTAGGTAAATGTGTGTTTTACAGAGGTACTTTGTAATTTTAATCACATCCAAATCTGACAAGTCTGTGTTTTTTTCACACAACCTCTGTAAAAATTTCAGAGAAAATTACCTACTTTTTTTTGGTACTTAagggtcctctgagaaatctaatcccATCCGAATGcaaatgtctgtgattgctgaTATAAAATTTTCACAATGCCCCTCCTCGTGTATTTTAAACTACTTGAACTAATCTTCAGCCTGCTGCGCACCTTTCAATATGGATGTAGAATATGTATTTGCCATCCAacgaaaaaataagaaaataaaatcaactgCTAAGACTGGCCGCTGTAATATCAGTGTCAGGTAAAATACCTCAATTTCTCCGCTTAATTACAcaatgttataattatataatgtaCAGGCAGTTTTGTTTATTGCTGTGGGTTTATTTTAAGCAGCCTTTTTTATGTGAAGTTGATTTTAATATGGTTTTTATAATAAgtcatttataatatataattaataaataattacataattatttaaaatgtattttttaaatatatagtcaatttaaaatttaaacaaagtttaaaagATAAGTTAATTTAATTACCTAAATTaacacggggcctgggtagctcagcgagtattgacactgactacctcCCCCTGTGACTCACTAACATTTGTAATGTTAGTCTATTAAAAATGCAGATGTTTATTTTACCTATATTTTGGTcctcccctggagtcacgagttcgaatttagggtgttctcgctctcggtggggcgcgtggtgagttgtgcgtgaatgctgcggagaatagcatgggcctccacacgcgctacgtctgcggtaacgtgctgagcaagccacgtgataagatgtgcggattgacggtctcagacgtggaggcaactgagattcgtcctccgccacccagattgaggcgagtcactacgccaccatgaggacttagagcgcattgggaattgggcattccaaattggggaggaaaaaaaaaaaatgtatgtgttcaaCCTTGTGTTGTAACGCCCACATTTAGAAAACAGAAACTCCCACCTCAGTAATAAACACAGAGATCTTAGTCCCATCCGATTCGGTACATGAAATCACAGATGTCGGGTGGTAATAATTGTAACTCAAACGTTGTTTAGAAAACTAATCCTGCCCAAATAGGATGTTTCTTGTGTgtcaaaacataattttaaattttCCATCCCTCTTTATTTTCACTTTCTGATCTTTAGATATGACAATACCAGTAAAGTACAATACCATCCACATTGTTGGATGGTGTGGCATAGTGAATAAACATCTAGGCTGTTAATGAaaagttgtaggttcaaaccttGAAAGGGGCAATCCTTGAACTATCACCATTGTGCAAGACCCTGTACCCCAGGTTGCTCAATTGTAACTTAACACTGTTTCATAGTGTTGTTGTGTGTGACCACAAATAAAGATTCATGATGACTCACTAACATTTGTTATGTTAGTCTATTAAAAATGCAGATGTTTATTTTAcctatatttttgttgttttgaaagcCTTCACAAGGTGCTTTTCACAGAGCAGCCTGAGACATATTACAAATGGGACAACTGGCCACCTGAGAGTGACAGAAAGTAAGAGATAATCTTTGGCTAACTATTTTACAGAAACAGTGTTTGTTGGTAAATAGGAATTAATTCTGTCCAATATATGAAGCTGAAGCATATCTCTTCTTTCTTAGTTTCTTTCTTCGGCTGTGCTCTGAGGTTCCCCTGCTAGAGGACACACTGATGCGCATCTTGGTGATCGGTCTGTCTCGTGATCTGCCCTTGGGCCCAGCTGATGCAATGGAGCTGGCTGATCACTTAGTGAAGAGAGCTGCTGGAGTTCAGTCTGATGGTAAGATAGCACTCCTGGTTAGTCTATTCTAACTTTTTAACACAACTTTAACACTGGTTGTGTGCTGATGTTGTTCTTGCTTCATCATCTCTAGACCTGGAAGTGTTGCGGGTGGAGAGGATCCAACTCATTGACGCTGTGCTGAACCTTTGCACGTACCATCACCCTGAAAACATCCAGCTGCCTGCAGGGTACAGCCTTTGCCTTTCACCAGTTTATTCCCTCTTGCttttatgtattcattttaaGTGATTCAACAGCTTTCTATTATAAATAATTACTGAGAATCAAGGACTAATAGCATTGCAGGTTTAAAGATATGTTGTGGTTAGAGCTCCTGGCATCCTTTACTCTGTTTATAAGCTGTTTAGATTTCAAGGGGGTGAAATGACTTTTTAAATGTTCCATGTTAGGTATCAACCTCCAAATCTAGCCATATCAACACTTTACTGGAAGGCCTGGCTCCTGCTGCTTGTGGTGGCAGCCTTCAACCCACAGAAAATTGGTGAGGGGACCAGATATGATGCAGTACTTGCATTtcataaaaacatcataattgAACGACATTAGATCGCTGACTGATGCTGTTACTGGTTTCAGGTTTGGCAGCCTGGGATGGTTACCCCACTCTGAAAATGCTCATGGAGATGGTTATGACAAAGTAAGAATTCTGCATATCACAGCCGATACAAATGTGGATTTACAAACATTTAAGCAACCTTTactatttattttgctttcttcTCAGCAACTACTCTTACCCTCCGTGCACGGTGGCCGACGAGGAGACCAAAACGGAAATGATCAACCGGGAGCTGCAGATCTCTCAGAAGGAGAGGCAGGAGATCCTGGCCTTTGAGAGCCATCTTGCAGCTGCCTCCACCAAGCAGACCATAACGGAGAACAACAGCCTCCTGCTGTCACAGCTCACCAGCCTTGACCCAAAGTATGACTTCCTGTTTGTTACCCTAGTGTTTGAGATAACACCATTGAGTTCACCAATGCAGGTCAGCTATTGCAGGGTTCCTGTGTTGATGGAAAGGTTTTTCTCAGCCTGGAAGAGTCATGGACATTTTTATAGTGAATGTGAAATTTTAATGTTattctcagctctaaaatatttcatttgctTGAAATTGGTCTTTGTGAGTACAGCCTGGCAAtggtaccatttttaaagagacTGATCCTGTCttttgtttacttttatgttaAGGGGTCCCCCACGCAAACCACCACCTCTCATCCTGGACCAAGTGAAGAGTTTGAACCAGTCCTTACGTCTAGGCCATCTGCTCTGCCGAAGCCGTAACCCTGACTTCCTTCTCAATATCATCCAGAGACAAgtaaacacacactctcataaaCTTGCTCAGAAATAACTTGTTTGCGGAGTTACTGCCATGTTAagttgtcataatttttttttataccccAACCAGGCCTCCTCTCAGTCTATGCCATGGCTGGCTGATCTCGTCCAGTCCAGCGAAGGGTCTTTGGACGTATTGCCTGTTCAGTGCCTGTGCGAATTCCTCCTCCATGACGCTGCTGATGACACCTCTTCTGTTGATGATGACGAGGAAGGAGAAAGCAAAGAGCAGAGAGTGAAGAAAAGACAAGTAAAGCTCAGCATGATCTTACATTTATGATTTGTTCTCAAGGGGCCATAGTCTACACTTTGTAGCTTTATAAATCCACTTAAAATGTTAGTCAAGTTTCCTTGCACTGTTTTAGTTTTACATGTCCATTTTCCAGCCTCTCTCTGCAgcttagaattaaacaggctgtttctGCTACTTTACCTTTAAGTTTCTATATATAAATGGcatctgttatgattggctgtcCTCTGTGTACTGAGACGTTCACACTGAGGTTCATTAGGGTGGACCAAGTTGCTAAAAACATATGCCTCGGATGTATAAATGTGGCAGGTCACTACACAACATGATGCTTAGCCAACATTGATAGCTTTTGAATGACACTTTTtacagcttagtttcaataaacgGTGTAGGTAGACTTTGTTTTATGAATATTAGAGTATGTCTACACAGTACAACAAAAAAGCAAGTAATGTTTTCCATGAAATGTCCCTTTTAAAATGTATGGTGGGTTTCTCTCGCTTGGCAGAGGCAGCAAAAGCAAAGGCAGTTGCTTGGCCGACTGCAGGACCTACTGTTGGGTCCTAAAGCTGATGAACAGACCACATGTGAGGTTTTGGACTACTTCCTTCGCCGTCTTAGTTCTTCTCAGGTGGCTTCTAGAGTGCTTGCCATGCAAGTATGTAACTAACTGTATGCAAGGATCCACAAAATTGTTTAATTAATCATTCACAAATGCTTTGTTCATTAAAATTTGTTAAATGAGATTAGTTGATTGTGATATGTGTATCAGGGTTTGTCTCTGGTGCTGACGGAGGGAGGGCTTAAggatggagaggagagagatcAGCTCATGGAGGAGGACTCCAGAGATACTGAATTACTACCAGGCTACCAGTGGCTCCTTCAGGACCTCCCTAAGCTTCCTCTGTTTGACAGTGTGAGAGGCTTGACCTCTAATGCATTGCAACAGGTCAGTCTACCTCCACAGCTTACAAGGGGTTATGTTATTATCAAACTGAAATGGTAAGTGGTGGTAGATTTCAGGCATTTTACAACATAATCAATATCTGAAACATTTTCCCAAGGCCATTCACGTTGAGACAGATCCTCAAACCATCAGTGCATACCTGATCTAcctttcccagcatgcaccagtgGAGGAGCAGGCACACCACAATGACCTGGCCTTGGTGAGCTCTGTGGTTTAGGACACCACTTATGGCTGCTTATGTTAAATGGGTTTTCAGATTATACTTGCACTGCACTGGTCCAATAATCAAGTCTAACCTGTAGCTTGTAGCCTTACTCTCTGTTTACTCTCTCCTGGCTGGCATTTCCTTGTCGTCTTAGGATGTGGCTCGGCTGATAGTGGAGCGCTCCACCATTATGAACAGCCTGTTCTCCAAGCACTCCTGCAGGCCGGAGTCTGATGCCGTTCTCTCCGCTCTAATCTCCATCTTCTCCACCTATATCAGTCGCATGAGGAAGACAAAAGACGGAGAGGACCTCTACAGCTGGGTAGTTGAAAATTAAGTTGGATGGACATTCTTTCCAcaaattcctttttttcttttgcttgtaTGTATTTGAAAGACATTATTTTATTGTAACCCAACAGTCGGAGTCTCAAGACCAAGTGTTCCTGCGATGGACTACAGGAGAAACGGCCACTATGCACATTCTGGTGGTCCATGCTATGGTCATTCTGCTCACTTTAGGACCACCCAAAGGTGGGTATCAGCTCTGTGTGCTGTTGCAGCGCTATGATTGATACTGTGCTCTACATGTAGTAAATGTGGTGTTTTCAGGGGAAAGTGAGTTCTACACCCTGTTGGATATCTGGTTCCCTGATAAAAAGCCCCTTCCTACTGCATTCCTGGTTGACACGTCTGAGGAAGCTCTTCTATTGCCCGATTGGCTGAAATTGAGGATGATCCGGTCTGAAGTCTCCCGATTGGTCGATGCAGGTATGGATTGTGATAATGTATTTACGAATAGGAATGTCAAAACTTCTGATgctcaagttgatactaaaattgaaaagaaaaaaatttgacAATACCAGTTTTTCTCTAAGGTGTCGGTAGTACCGATTTAATTTAATACGCAGGTGGCAAAATTACAAATCATTTTATGTTACTGGCTTAGCTCATGGATATTAATGTGGTCATGCAAATGTTGCATTTGGTCATTCATAAAAATACTTTGAGTTCAAAGCTACATGTCATTGTATCGACTAATAAGGAAACATCATGTCAACCTTATTTAGAAACACAACACAAaatacaatggcaagaaaaagtatgtgaaccctttgcaaatagctggttttctgcattcatttgtcataaaatgtgatctcatcttcatcagtcacaagtatagacaaacacaatatgcttaagctaacaatgcacaaacaattataatctttgaTGACTTCATTGAAtgcatcccattaaacattcacagtgctgtggaaaaagtaagtgaacccttgatttaataactggtcgatcctcctttggcagcaataacctcaactaatcatttccagtagctgcggattagacctgcacaacatttagaaggaattttggaccattcttctttacagaactgcttcagctcagccatatccttaggatgtctggtatgaacggctctcttgaggtcattccacagcatctgtattgggttaaggtctgggctctgactgggccactccaaaaggtggactttctttttttgatgttccagtgattccttcagcTGTCACTCTTttggactcttttttttttttttttaccacattgaGCATTCTatagtgtgccctttgagtcatctaggctggacagccacttctagggagagtagccacagtacaaaATCATCTCTGTTTATAGACAacttgtctaactgtggacagatgaatatctaagctcttcaagataactttgtaaccctttccatctTTAGGc
This portion of the Myxocyprinus asiaticus isolate MX2 ecotype Aquarium Trade chromosome 14, UBuf_Myxa_2, whole genome shotgun sequence genome encodes:
- the LOC127451616 gene encoding integrator complex subunit 1-like, with translation MNRPKPTSIRRPSSAKPSGHPPPGDFIALGAKSQSSEPKANPALLKPPSTGLPPDRKREASSTLPSSSGLSSLSKRPKHSSTPPSALSRLAEVAAVDKRSISPSIKEPSVVPIEVSPAVLLDEIEAAESEGNDDRIEGVLCGAVKQLKMNRAKPDMTLYLSLMFLAKIKPNVFATEGVIEALCSLLRRDASINFKAKGNNLVSVLACNLLMAAYEEDENWPEIFVKVYIEDSLGERIWVDSSHCKTFVDNIQTAFSTKMPPKSMLLQTETGRSGGDLSAGNSPHPSTPDEDEGQTELLIAEEKLSPEDDGQVMPRYEELAESVEEYVLDVLRDQLNRRQPMDNVSRNLLRLLTATCGYKEVRLMAVQRLEMWLQNPKLTRPAQDLLMSLCMNCNTHGSDDMEVISNLIKIRLKPKVLLNHYMLCVRELLNAHRDNLGTMVKFVIFNELSNARNPNNMQVLHTVLQHSPEQAPKFLAMVFQDLLTNKDDYLRASRALLREIIKQTKHEINFQSFCLGLMQERKEASYVDMEFKERFVIQVTDLLTVSMMLGITAQVKEAGIVWDKGEKKNLEVLRAFQNQIAAIQRDAVWWLHSVVPTISKVGPKDYVHCLHKVLFTEQPETYYKWDNWPPESDRNFFLRLCSEVPLLEDTLMRILVIGLSRDLPLGPADAMELADHLVKRAAGVQSDDLEVLRVERIQLIDAVLNLCTYHHPENIQLPAGYQPPNLAISTLYWKAWLLLLVVAAFNPQKIGLAAWDGYPTLKMLMEMVMTNNYSYPPCTVADEETKTEMINRELQISQKERQEILAFESHLAAASTKQTITENNSLLLSQLTSLDPKGPPRKPPPLILDQVKSLNQSLRLGHLLCRSRNPDFLLNIIQRQASSQSMPWLADLVQSSEGSLDVLPVQCLCEFLLHDAADDTSSVDDDEEGESKEQRVKKRQRQQKQRQLLGRLQDLLLGPKADEQTTCEVLDYFLRRLSSSQVASRVLAMQGLSLVLTEGGLKDGEERDQLMEEDSRDTELLPGYQWLLQDLPKLPLFDSVRGLTSNALQQAIHVETDPQTISAYLIYLSQHAPVEEQAHHNDLALDVARLIVERSTIMNSLFSKHSCRPESDAVLSALISIFSTYISRMRKTKDGEDLYSWSESQDQVFLRWTTGETATMHILVVHAMVILLTLGPPKGESEFYTLLDIWFPDKKPLPTAFLVDTSEEALLLPDWLKLRMIRSEVSRLVDAALQDLELQQLLLFVQSFGIPVSSMSKLLQYLDQAVSHDPQTLEQNIMDKNYMAHLVEVQHERGATGGHTFHSLLSAALPQRRDSSEVSRAKVTVETPHGSVKMRGVSQVPVVGPDDDLAGVLLQLFPLKVDPRWPPPPVRPLALALQQALAQEVLRARQGRIQQGGAAGRLLQALAALLGSAHAGALVMAMHHSHTISCPLLRQLHLYQSLVSQDVGFSSLFFNAVVQMLTWLENSAVEAGPLHSQLKSLAAQYSHKHRITDVRTGFLHLAEALAYRRDSEVAVRGIIASLRAGERCNAEPELTRKVLQGLMEIKSPYLEELLSLLMTVSTEIGTPGNTAGPVAMVISLLLQETEERGVKIEVDSKISESKKPGSCSGLLVDWLELLDPEVTSVCSDLQQKLLFAQNKTKGSGVCVAPSFRPYLLALLTHQSNWSTLHQCISSLLNKHREQRLDPTSALDFLWACSHIPRIWQGRDQKTPQKRTEKFVFKLSSEELMSLVDLILSESELNCRDSHNSKNTLDQVSCSLLQSRLPLLHSCLHSDLDNIKKVSEYLISCVKKWGNSIMSKRCQTLLLQIYLNFPEVIQHVRLPETTLSGEGAADGSTCKLDVLVHRLISLLADTGDSKTAENRVSDANLACRKLAVSHPVLLLRHLPMIAALLHGRIHLNLQEFRQQNHLTFFSDVLAILELLQPLVFHSDHQRALQDCMLSFIKVLKNFRRSSRMLIINKFVQFIQKYITHDAASAVPFLQKHSDILQGLSTENPDLVQLKSLLAGLTLPVKSCSSESTAEDRDAEDLSSGSLPLVNISASVPLTAADMTKCLKKISKGEAIEDVFEGLTEVDEKSKRNPEIIQYFVNDLQRLMSSPEEVCRNMAFSLALRCMQNIPNMAAEFLPTFMYCLGSGNFDVVQTALRNLPEYVLLCQEHADILLHKAFLVGIYGQIDTSSMIAESMKVLRMEGTT